TCCTATGCTTTTTTGGATATGCTTGGAAGTAGGTTGCAATTTAGGTCTGATGTTAGCTGCATTTCATGTGTGTTTTGGATGTCATATAACTGTCGATCATACATTTTGTAGCAAGAGGATATACGGAACCACATTGACAGCTCCGTAAAGCGTGGTTATGACCTTTCTACCTTCCGTAAAGAACGGATTGGGGGAGATTCCCTTGGAATCTCATACTGGTGGGTCAAATCTTTTCCACCATTTCTAATGAAAAGCATACTGAAAGTTTCATTGTCTGGATATCATGTATGGTCCGTGCTAACCAAGTCGTGCAAAACAGGTACGAAGATGATCCTATCCTTGGACATAGATTGTATCGCGAAATTAGACGAGtggaacaaacaaagaaagaatcAGGAAAGAGATCTAAGGGGAAAAGGGTTTCAACTCCTCCAGTTGTGTCCTATCAGTGGGAAACTGTTGCATCAAACTTCGATGAGTTTGATGATGTTGCAGTAAGTTTTGAGTTCCTGATATATGGTACATTTAATGAGTTACAAAGTTGTTATTCCCTAACACTCGTTATTCGTAATACCGTCAAGTGCAAACATGCTGTAATAAATCATCATGTCTTCAATAAATCATAGAAATCATAGAGCTCATACAGCATTAATAGAGTTCTAGGCTGGATTGTGCTTTTTGAGTCGCCAGCTAGTCCCCTAGCCGGATCAGTGATGGTGGCTTGCTGCTGTGACTCAACCAGCAGAGCAAGTCGCACAACTCGCCGGCTAGAATTGCGACTTGCAACACTTTCAATCTTCATGGATGGTCTGGATAGCTCCTAGAGGTGTGGTTGGTCTGGATGGCCTAAGGAAGGCTAGGGCTTTTTTAACCGGccaggcatgcatgcaactacGGCCTACCCCTAATACTTAGTCCTTAATAATCGACCTGGACTCCTGGGGTCGTCTTCCTCAACGTGATGGCTCTGCACTCTAGCACTGCTGAGGTCTGAGCCGCCAACACCCCTCGCCATCCTAACGTCTCCTTCAAGCTCCAGCACCACGGCGACTGTGCCCTCGAGCTTCCCCTCTAGTGCAGCCTACCCCCCTTCCTCTCGTGCTCTCTGATAAATCTCCCAGGTTACTTGGGTCGATTAGTCGAGACAGTATCTTTGTAATGTTAATTTGAAATTATTGCCATCGATATCTTTTGAGAACATGTTAATGTTAACTTGAAAAACTCTGACAGTATTGTCACCTTGTAGTATATGTAactttttaattattttcttCATATATCTGTGGGTGCTATTGTTCTTTGGAACTCCTTTCTTGACATATCTTGCTGTGATTTCAAAACAAGTTTAGTTTGCATGTAGCATGATAGCGAAGGCATTTTACTGGTCAGATGTAATTTATATAGAATTTGGAGTATTATTTATATGATGTTTTATAAAGTAATTAAGTACAACTCCTGGTTGTGTACAATGGGAAATAATATGCCATAACAGCAACATGCTTGCAGCTTAATATTACTGTTATAGAATTGGTTCTCTATTGTGGCACCATCTTGTGTTCAGTTTCGGCACGCGTGTTTAAAACCTGTGTTGATCTTAGACAATTAGGCATCGGTATCTAAAATAATATGCCAAGATTTGCCTAAGTGTAAGTATAGTTGACTAaggctcagtttggcattgctgaactgtgctgtgctgaaattattttataatctgctgtggaaaaatacacacgaaagtagtgaaaagttggttagccaaacacgaaaatagcGAAAAGCGGGTGAAAACAAcgggattatgataatccaccgcaatgccaaacgGAGCCTAACTCCTGTGCAGCAGAACAAAGTTAACTCGCAAGAATTTTTTTGCTCAAAATGTTAATGAGATGCTACTCTTGTCATTATTGATCTTATGCACTTGGTTATTAATAATATTGCTGCCTTCTCTTGTTTAGGAAAAGCTCTTTTCAAGTCGGAACAGGACAGAGGTTTCCCTTGGCAAGAAGTTGAAGATTGAGTATCTTCCAGAGATTGAAAAGATTCATAAAGTATGTAGCCTGTTTAACCCAGCCTGATATTTTTGTTATGCAGGCTGATAGTTGTTTTGTGCTTGTTAATCACTACCATTTCCTCAtgcagaagaaggagaagctgCTAAAAAAGCAACAGAGAGAAGCTCTCCTCCTTGATAGTTACTTGACATCAGATGTTACCACTGGCCGCTCTCTACGTGATAGAAAGCCTGTGAGATATACATTTGGTAAGCCTGAAGTAACCATTATGTCAATCTAATTCCCAAGTGCCACTGGTATCATCACTTAGGATTGAAACCCACTTGCCTGTCTCACACTGGATGGTGTTATCCAATTTATACATCTTTTGCGGCTACTTAGTTAAAAAATCCGTTATCTCCTTGAGCCCTATGCTACTTGTTTCAGAGTGCTCAGTCATTAAACTCTCTTTCAGTTATTTCCTTTACAAGAGGTATCTGATTAACCTGTGACTCTGCATCACTGACAAGTATGACCTCCTAGGTGTAGGGTATAGGTGTTAGTAACGTAGTATGAGTCTTTGTTTCTTATCAGCAGCAAATTGTGACAAAATGACACGTAGGTCCTGAGAATCTAAACTTAAAAGTGAATCTTTGTTGACTGGCTCGGATCAACCTGACTACGGTATGCGTTCCGGTGCAAAATATTATCATTTGATAAGCTttgaaaatcaaaattaatttcTTACAGAGGCAAAATAAACTCATTTATAGTTCTTTTACACTAGTTCCTTCATGTTTCTTATGACAACTAGGATATATTCTATCATATTTTCTATCGATTTCACTTTCCCTTCTAATTATAAGATTTGACTTCAATTACAATGCAGATGATTATGATCGCTCAATAAATGAAGCCATAAAAATAACGAAGTATGTGGTTCATCTCTATTGCTTGATAAGTTTCATTTGGTACGAAAATTTACCTTTTCTAGAGACAGGATTTGGCATACTTATCTGCTGCTACACATTCTTGGAcaggaaaagagaaaattcGGCTGAGCCTGTTAATACTGTCAATAGAAGGATGCTTACTCCACGACTGGAGTCATCAAGCAATGGCAAGTTAAATGGCCCCTCGCCTCTAGCCAATGAATTATATGACGGGAACTCTTCAAAGTCAGATGACTACCGAGATAGTGATGGCGAACAAGAAAATGAAACACTTGATCGCAGGTGCATGTCTCTCTTTACAAAGCAGTTAACCTCACTGAAACTTATGGTATTAATCCCATttatattttctgttgtagcaACCGGCGAAGGAGAAGATCCCAGCGATACACACAAGATTTTGTTGAGGCTGTCTCCGATATTGATCCGAATTTTGACAGTGATGATGATATCATGGGAGAGGCGGTCTACGATGAGGAATATTTGAGAACTCGCAAACAGCAGAAGACATCCAGTGCTTCTGAAGAGGATGAAGAGTTCCGGTTGGAAGAGGAtgttgaagatgatgatgaagaggaagaggaattTTCTGCAGGTACGAGTGAAGATGTGGAGGAGCCCCAACGTCATACGAAGTTGCGAAGTCGTGGTGGCCGAGGGGCTAAGCTAAGATCTGTTGATGAAATCCAAACAGGTCTCAGACGCAGCAAGCGTTCTTCTCGTCCGCGTGTTAACTATCAGCAGTATGAATTTTCGGATACGGATGCGGAGGCAGGAAAGGCAGGTAAATCAGATGCATCAGATCCTGATGCTAACTCTGATGCAGAAAATGATATGGAACTCTCTACGTCGAGTCAAGAGCAAcatgaagaagaggatgatggCCCCGAGGAACTTGCAGTTAATAATGGCAACAATGAAATGGATGTAGACCACGCAGTGGCAGCGAATAAAGAAAAGCaagaggcggaggagccgcAGCTGCAGCCAGAGTCTGTAAAGAAGATGGATGCTCCCAGCAGGGAGAGTGAAAGTGTTGGGAGAACATTCCTAGATCTAAACGAGCTTGCACCAGGAGGTGGCTTTGATGACGGGCCAAGCTTGACTATGAAAGATGAGGACATGGATAACAGTTAGGAAATAAGTCGTGATAGAATCTGAGTGTTAGGAGTTACTTTTCCGAGCAAGGTGTAAATGCCCGAAATCATGGACCATGACAATCTATGGGCCTCTGACGAGATGTTGCGGTAATATTTGGAATTTTGGATGGTTCAATTATATTGTTGGTACATTGGTTTACAAGTGACGAAAGTGTCGAGGTTCCACGGTTAGCGGATGCAGGGACGACCTTCTTCAAACATCATCGGAGCGTTATTTGATATCAGGAGAAGCCATGCTGACAAAGTTTTGCATTCCATCATGTACACGGCACGAAGACCGCTTCTCGATCAATTGCTGCTTTATTATGGCCAGATTTGATCGATGCTATCTTGCGGCTGGATCTGTAGAATATAAATTTATTGCCTCTTATTTAGGCTTATGGTCAGATTAGGAATGTATGATGATGTTGCTGTGGGTCCCAGCATTATTTCCTAGGAGCTAAACTTGTAAAAGTGAGTTGTCCGCTGCTCGGCATTTGAGGAGCTCTTTTCCACCTGTAGCGTGTAGTTTGAGTCTAAGCATGAGCTGTAGTTTTGTATTTATATGTAACAACCTGATGAGTTTGGTAAAATCTGTGTAGCTGACACGACAATCCGACACGGATTCCACGGCAAAAGTTGATGTACTATTGTTTGGAATTTGCATTGTGTTTTGTCTTTAATCATCAGGGAGTGCATGCCCCGTACTTCATCGTCAACTTCATTTATTTGCTGCATGTTTCCAGGTAAATTCTGAACTGCAAGTTCTTTCATCTTTTGATGCATTTGCTATGAGTTTGCTTGTCTCTGATTGACTTGCTTTTCTGAGTTTGTTTGTCTCTGACAGCTGCAAGTGTGTGGTTATATAGTACTCCAGTTCTTACTGTTGAAGGAATCCTATCATTCTTTGCTTGTTTGTGTCATGTATGGATGCATCATTTATTTGGCCTGCATACTTGGTGACACTAGAAGCAGAGAACAAGTTGGCAGGTGAGCATGGGGGGAAGGGATCCAGCTCCAGTGAATAACTCTGTCAGCGCTGTCTCGCCAGTGCTCGCTGGAGACAGTACACAGGCGATGCAGATGCGGTAAGTGGATCCGTGGGAGAAGCAAGAGCAGGGCTGGAGAATCACTGCTCTCTGAGACGAGTAAGTTTGAGAAATTTTGGCCGTTACTCTAGATGCAGAGTCAGGTCTTGTTTAGCACAGGTAGATTTCTAGGAATTTTGGGGATTGTACTACGTATATTTTTGAATTAGAATTCCTAGAATTCCCTCAAAATCTCGTGAAATCCAATTGTGCCAAACAAGCCATTATCATTTTTCCCACGTTAGTTTTGAAGATactgttttcttttccatCTTAGCAATCTTACTAATTTGTCTATACGATGATAGTCAACGTTAGGAAAGTGTAACTACATACTTATGGTGACCAAATGCTATCAGGAAAAAGTACTGTAACCGTCAACGTATACACCGGCATGGTAAACGCGGGATGGGCGAAAATCGCATCCTGCTTGGTTTCAACGGGTATACTTTGTCCCTCCCTTGCCCAGCCCTCGATGACAAACGGGGTGAAGTCCGTCGGGTAAGATCCCTGCAGGGATTTGAGAAAATCTGACCTAAAATATCATCAATCTCCCCTGATCCCCACTGGGATGAGTAACTGAATTGGGCCTAATGTTTTCCCAAACCCGTCCTTGAGCCCCTATTTTAAGCCTGTCCCGGTTCCTGTCATGGGTTTTGACATTTGCTCGTCCCTATCCCTTCTGGGATTTTTGTCCCCACTTGGAACCCGAATCCATAAGGACAAAACAGTACTTtcacaagaaaaataacaacatTATAAGAGCAAAACAACGCTGCTCAAGAAATGGAGGGCAGTGGCGGGCGGAGACGACGAGGATGAGGGAGTTGTCGACAAAGGTGTGGCGCGGTCAgagtggacggagggagtggtTTGCGATGATGCGATACAAAGAGAATGGGTGGTGGGGTGGCACATAGGGATTGGTCGCACGATGGGCGACGACGGCTTGGCACAGAGAGAATAGGCGTCGGCGCAGTCGCGTGGCACCACAGAGGAAgtagacggcggcggcgggatgcAGGAATTGTGGTCTAGTGGGACGCAAtttggaagagaagagagtGAGAGACCCGAGATATACATAGGGAGCGGCAAGAGGGATTCAGGGTTAGGGATAGGTAGGGTATTTCATATGGGCTAGTCCCGGGGCCCAAAAAATTTGATGGCACGCTACCCTTAGGTGTActgtctattttttttaaataatacgatttttttaatcattttcaaaaataatacgcgtttttcaaaaatttcaaaaataatacggcctcggcctcgcccaggccgaatgggcccagtcggcctggccgaagcaGATTGGGTCCAGTCGGCTTGGCCTaggccgactgcaggccgGCTGCTCAGCGCATGGGGCCCCCACGAGATAGTCGGCTTGGCCGTGGCCGAAAGGGGCCTGGTGGGTTCGCGGGCCCGGAATCTTTCCTTTTCACCTTTCCCTTCCACCCTTCCCATCCCTCCCGTGCCCGACCGAGCCCAGCCAGACGAGCGCCCGTGCCccctgcttcttcctcctcttctcgttcttctgttcttcctctgttcttccttttctcctcaaATGCCCCAATTTTCTAGCCCAAATTAGTGCATTTTGATCCCATTTAACCCACAAAATCGCATCCCCTACCTAGTTGGCACCTAAAGACACctcgatctactgttttcatAGGTCATGTAGAGCTAATTTTGTGGTGCAAAGTTGGAGGAATGGTGGcggtttggaggagtttggaggtggtggtggtgctcatccggtgactgtgaggctgctcgaggttggggttcacacgcttcaaAGGTAAATCCTAATCTGTCATGTATTTATcttataatgtatatgtttatgaggatacgtgtgtatgtatatatagaagtatgttttagcgtttggtagtggtcattattttggacaacggttaatgtcctactgcttagtatttgatgcgtctaaatattatgaccggtagtaatatgttttgatagactagattttttttgatgccgtactgtttagtatttgacacgtattaatattttaaatctgtcgtactgcttagtatttgacaagTCTAAATAgtatggccggtagtaatatgttttgataggctagattttatttatgccgtactgtttagtatttgacgttaatatgccgtactgtttagtatttgacgcgtattaataattttaatatgccgtactgcttagtatttgacgcgtcctaataatttttatatgccgtactgcttagtatttgacgcgtctaaacatttttttaggcattagagatgtccggtgtagtgaatttttttttactacggttccggtactgtcttaacaaccgagcacggagctgatctgagtcagtttaagtatgtggagttggatctaacggcccctcaaacatggacgtttagtcagttgcaggaatggttggtaggatgtttagcgctcaatcctgaaacatacaccgtccgtgtgcaagcattgtggaccaagttaagttcaaatattttctgggttttgagaccgatagaccggacatcaaagtgggtgtgctggttagaaagttgtgagaaaaggggaactacacttgtcgccttaatccagattgtcgctcatgagaccaatccaactgaaggcgagggtaaatcaagttatgacttgtccaatctaaactctgtgtcgaatgctgtgggtggtggttatgaatcaggccagagctccggggcagtaggagaggatgagtacactggcgaggcagatgcgAACGAcgaagatggtcacttgcagaaccagatggaggatgaagatacagatggtcgtagttcttatgacgataagtctcatgagtcggacgaagaggaggtgccgattcctgcatcatggaatcatgacttctcttcagctatgaccgtgaacgatgggcacgactctgcatggcaatatcatcggaacaacattgcgaagggtgccagatttcctgacaagaaacatctgcaggatgcgataattgcttgggcaatgtccacgcaaagggttttcaaaacaacagtctcttcacaaaaatatctgacaatggagtgcgaacaaatagattgtcccgggagggtgcatggctatgttcctaggtatgacacagattgggttgcacacatgtgtcattcccagtatccctcaagaccatcgtaacctctcgtcgacgcttcttgctcggttgctttacacggagatagtggagagcaaagcaatgaaagtgaaggccatcatgcataaggtcagggtaaggtttaagtacaacatttcgtatggcaaggcttggagggctaagcagagggttcttgaggaaagatttggttcgtttttcgactcgtacgactctgttgtccgcctcctccatacactgcaagcccgtaatccaggcacctatgtcgacatccaacacttcctgcacccagagtatccaactttgagggtgctgcaacgactgttcttcactttcagtgtatgcgtccaagctttcaTTCATTGTCGACCGGTGATATGCATAGATGTcacttttctcactggcaaatacagggggcagatcttgaccgccattggtcaagacgACAACATTCAAATCGttccgctcgcatttgctttcgtggagggtgagaacactgaaagttggttatATTTTTTCAGGCGgctcaagagagcagttgtgcatgataagccgaatgtgtgcatccttcatgacagacatgcaggcatactcagtGCGATAAGGACACCGACAAACCCTAGGCCTGATGAACAaactccatggcaggacatgtagagtcgttggtgcatggggccaacttcttctcgcaattcaggaacaagtcacttatgaatctattcaagaaactctgcaaacagaaccaacaatggaagtacactaggatacgtggttatcttgatgagttcacgaagaaacatgttagggagaggacagcGACACGAAACGCAgcggtagcagcacatgtagcagcagtggctgcacagacaACAGTTGGAACATgaccatctgaggaagaacctgttgggctttgtgacttgccaaggtttgacccacccggcactaggaaaagggttgggaggcagattaaaaactttcagcagtggatagagcacgagcctctggagcggtggtctttgctgcacgacacacatggcgctaggtacggcgtcatgactactaacctggcagaaacatacaactttgtcctgaggggaaatagggctttaccacttacagccatcgtcgagggtattttccatggcacggtgaagtatttcagagatAGACGCCAGGgagctgaaatgcatatcatgaacaacccaaatacaccgTAGTGTGAAAAGATAatgaagtacatggatgagaagatggaaaacGCTAGGTCTTAtactgtcgtcgccatcggtaatcaagaacacaggtttgaggtgcgcttgccaactgacaagttcggcgttggaaatgaattgaggatacaggaggtgaagattggaattgaagcgtggccaacgtgtgagtgcacctgcaacaaaccaaagttgcttcaccttccttACTCACATGTACTTGCTATTTGCGGGCAGTtagggatggacgcaatctcatttgtgtctctctattacctgaaagagtctgtgcttagcacatggacgggtgagatgctagggtttcgtgcaatgggcaatttcaacaaggtaacccctGGTGAAAGGCGGTACATCCCTGACCCCGGGCTACTGCGGACAGGCACAAGCAGACGCCCGTTCAGGCGCatccgaaatgatatggatgaatctgaagccggaggaccgtcacgacaatgttttctatgcaaccattttggccatagggacacttattgtccaactttcggtactggcggagctactgcccgtggaagagagagatgtGGACgatgagggagaggaagaaactagaCTATGGCcttaatatgtactctatgtgaaattatgtgttaatttgtactctgtgtggaACTATGCtataatttgtactctatgtggaactatgttttcatttgtactatatgtgaaactatgtgttaatttgtactctatgttttaatttgtactctatgtggaactaagttttattttgtactctgtgaaactatgtgttaatttgtgccctatgttttaatttgtactttgtgtgaaactatgtgttaatttgtacgctttgttcaattattttttaatatgtactctcagtttaactatgcttaactttgtattgtatgtctaactatgtttataaatgttgcaggtacaaaatggagagagtatcattgcTATCTTCGGAGATAGgtacaaaatggagagagtatcattgctatcttcggagattgagagtaagcatcgggctgctcgattggtggcgcatcttgggagtgtcgagccccttgtcacgcgcactcctaaggaaaattggatgatacaccctGTCTGGATTTAGTGGTCTTTATtcattcatcccttgcatgtacattttatttactcatcccatgcatgtgcattttatttattcatcacTTGCAtgtcattttatttatgcatcccttgcatgtccattttatttatgcagtttgaagtgggctagccttttacctttcgcacttcttgttgaggcaactcgtGTGGAAACGGTAGAGGGCGAGCGACGAGGTTTCAACTCTACACGGctacaaattgaccactcgCTGTTGAGCTGTTTAGTGGATAGATGGAGGCCCGCGACACACGTTTCACTTtcgctggggagagatggctcctactctccaggatgtgtcgatgctgctgggaCTACCATTAGTGGGTGATTCCATAGGACCGTTGCAGGCACCAGCTGATTGGCAGGAGGGTTTGGCACTACGctttcaaggtatgtgttaatttgtgtcctatgttttaatttgtactctatgtggaactatgtgttaatttgtgccctacgttttcaaggtattcttgccggagctaggccactcacctcggaggctcatggacctaagctagattggttgctcaattaaCATGTTAGATtgatgtgttttaagttaatatatctaagagcatacctcatatacttgcatgggtttactaacacttggtttttgttgcatggagattcagaagtttgggtatctagagacccaaatgactgagcctcagatcactcggagccttgaggcatatataatgtggcttcttgggaaggtgatgttcaccgagaaccacgtcaccaccattagcgcatgctacatccctattgcagtggagatcgcgaatgcaacttgtggtgacgacatcacacagaggagttggggttcggccgtcttagcggctacgtaccgaggtatgtgcaacgcttgccagcttgcgtcgcccaagtcagccctgcttggatgtcctttattgttgcagttctggtcgtgggagaggttttctatcggccgaccagacgttacgggtgatcaccctaaccctgagcaggagttgtttgacttagaacacatcgacctgcctactttcgcgacaatttggacacgtaACAAGGTATGTCGAATGTAAAATTtatacattagtttacataaaccatgaatgaagctaacttatttttttacagagacgctttgcacacgatcaggtcaggaattgctacccatcattcaacgagcagttcgacgtgttgcactctAAGGCGGTTGTCTGGGAGCCGTACACACAGGACGCCATCGATGTTAGAGACCCTGGCGGGATGTTCACGGTCTGCATGAGAGATTACGcttactggatgacaaaatcaaagatcatcttcgacgtctgcgtggaggagatggcccagcagagggtcatgaggcagtttggggcacgcaagttggtcgttcctccaccgacggaggatccacttccacCGATCGTCCACAAGTATGTGCAGTTCTATaatttatgattgtcgtccagaattgtacataatttaattgttcaactttctattgcgatctcaggtttaccaggaagggaagtaccaggacccagactcagtggctgcagagggttcagtcgtacgtcacagagtgggagactgcgacgacacaggtttggccattggaggcctttgatctcgatctattcaacggctatttgcagaggtacatgacagctacccgATTGAGCATCATTCAACACTCTCACCCACAGGAGATAGCTGagccgagtttgcaagatatgtaccctagccagtctacttcaggctctagacagcacgcggtaaatattttctcttaacataatgcatgtgtttgttacgtactttgccatatat
This is a stretch of genomic DNA from Brachypodium distachyon strain Bd21 chromosome 1, Brachypodium_distachyon_v3.0, whole genome shotgun sequence. It encodes these proteins:
- the LOC100843696 gene encoding DDT domain-containing protein DDR4; this translates as MASSSSSPSSPPASPSHTNPSPRADADPRSDPSMPAASDGDGASPASPEQEEEADASAPGDEELEAPEPPEDAPTPRKTRLPRACNSKPRPPPPPPPERPRRRAAAGAGADETPQCRVVTPLVAEPEAPAELPRWRLRCMWELGSVLNFLHVFRPLLNITAELTAEDLEAALITPNDILYDVHMPLLKSIPPITRMAMGRGTWVTVLCRKLRDWWNWVAEGEVPIIASHGAETEMYNELEPATRLVILKAICDIRVEQEDIRNHIDSSVKRGYDLSTFRKERIGGDSLGISYWYEDDPILGHRLYREIRRVEQTKKESGKRSKGKRVSTPPVVSYQWETVASNFDEFDDVAEKLFSSRNRTEVSLGKKLKIEYLPEIEKIHKKKEKLLKKQQREALLLDSYLTSDVTTGRSLRDRKPVRYTFDDYDRSINEAIKITKKRENSAEPVNTVNRRMLTPRLESSSNGKLNGPSPLANELYDGNSSKSDDYRDSDGEQENETLDRSNRRRRRSQRYTQDFVEAVSDIDPNFDSDDDIMGEAVYDEEYLRTRKQQKTSSASEEDEEFRLEEDVEDDDEEEEEFSAGTSEDVEEPQRHTKLRSRGGRGAKLRSVDEIQTGLRRSKRSSRPRVNYQQYEFSDTDAEAGKAGKSDASDPDANSDAENDMELSTSSQEQHEEEDDGPEELAVNNGNNEMDVDHAVAANKEKQEAEEPQLQPESVKKMDAPSRESESVGRTFLDLNELAPGGGFDDGPSLTMKDEDMDNS